ATAACCGTGGCGCAGCTTTTAGTTTCTTAGCCGCGGAATCTGGTTGGCAGCGTTGGCTATTTGCTTTAATTGCGGTGGTTGTCAGCGGTGTCTTGCTGGTGTGGCTAAAGCGCTTAAAAAGTAATGAACGCTGGACAGCCATTGCCTTAGCCTTAGTGTTAGGTGGGGCCTTAGGTAATTTATATGATCGCGTGTTTTTAGGGCACGTGGTGGATTTTATTTTGGTCCACTGGAAAAACCAGTGGTATTTCCCCGCGTTTAATGTGGCCGATAGTGCAATTACCGTGGGAGCCTTGATGCTGATTGTGGATATCTTTAAAAAGCCACAGCCAGCTAACGAATTGGAGCAGCCATGAGCGAGCAACGTATTGGTCACGACAGTCAGGTGACGTTGCATTTTGCGTTAAAAATTGATGAAGGTAATGTGGTTGACAGCACCTTTGATAAAGACCCAGCAACCTTTAACGTTGGTGATGGCAGCTTGTTACCCGGTTTTGAGCAAGTATTATTTGGCTTGAAAGCAGGGGATAAACGTAGTTTCACTATTTTGCCCGAGCAAGGATTTGGCCAGCCCAATCCCCAAAACGTACAAGTTATGCCCCGTAGCCAGTTTACTGATATGGAGCTAGATTACGGCGTGTTGGTTATTTTCCAGGATGCCGCCCAAGGCGAGTTGCCAGGGGTGATTAAAGCGTTTGATGAGCAGCAAGTGACAGTAGATTTTAATCATCCATTGGCCGGTAAAGACATTACTTTTGATGTTGAAATTATTCATGTAGGTTCTAAAACTGCGTAAGGCGCAGGGTGAATTATGCAAATTAAATTAGCCAATCCACGGGGTTTTTGTGCAGGCGTGGATCGAGCCATTGAAATTGTTAATCGTGCGCTTGAAGTATTTGAGCCACCGATTTATGTACGTCACGAAGTGGTACATAACAAGTTTGTAGTCGAGGACTTACGTGAGCGTGGCGCCGTATTTGTAGATGAGCTGGATCAGGTGCCTGATGATCAAATCGTGATATTCAGTGCTCACGGTGTTTCAAAAGCGGTACAAGATGAAGCGATTCGCCGCGGTTTAAAAGTGTTTGACGCCACTTGCCCGCTAGTGACGAAGGTCCACTTAGAAGTGGTGCGCTATAGTCGTGATGGCCGTGAGTGTGTGCTTATAGGTCATGAGGGGCATCCTGAGGTCGAAGGAACTATGGGCCAGTATGATGCCAGTAATGGTGGCCGGATTTACTTAGTCGAAGATGAGGCCGATGTGGCCAAACTTGAGGTGGAGAATCCGGAGTCTTTGTGCTTTGTAACCCAAACCACCTTGTCAATGGATGACGCTAGTCGTGTGATTAATGCCTTACGTGAAAAGTTTCCAAGTATCACCGGGCCGCGTAAAGATGATATTTGTTATGCCACACAAAACCGTCAAGATGCAGTAAAGCAGTTGGCTGCTGAGTGTGACGTGGTGTTAGTAGTAGGTAGCCCCAATAGCTCAAACTCCAATCGTTTACGTGAGTTAGCCGAGCGTATGGGTACCCCAGCTTATTTAGTGGATGGTGCTGAAGACTTGGCCCAAGACTGGTTTGCAGATAAACAAAGTGTTGGTGTGACTGCTGGTGCCTCGGCCCCTGAAGTGTTAGTGCAAGGGGTGATTCAGCAATTACAGGCATGGGGCGCAAACATGGCGCAAGAGTTAGAAGGACGGCCTGAAAACGTTACCTTCTCGATGCCGAAAGGGTTACGTATCGTTGCTGTAGACTAGTGGCAATAGACTAATTGATTAAGGATTGAGCCGAAACTCACTTTATAGTGAAGCGATAAAGGTGCTGCTTAGGTGCCGGTTCAGTTCAGCAAAATGAGGAAGGGTTGTGAAGAAAGTCGTTATTAGCGGAACTGGTTTATATACACCAGAACAGAGCATTTCCAATGATGAACTGGTAGCAGCGTTTAATCAGTGGGTTAATTTATATAATCAAGAGCATGCTGAAGCCATTGAAAAAGGTGAGCTAGAGTCGGCTCGTGAGTCAAGCTCGGAATTTATTGAAAAAGCTTCAGGAATTAAAAGCCGCTTTGTGATCGACAAAAAAGGTATTTTAGATCCGCAGCGGATGAAGCCTTATATTCCAGAGCGCAGTAATGATCAGCCAAGTATTATGTGCGAAATGGCAGTAAAAGCCGCGCAGGAGGCCTTGGCTGCAGCGGGAAAAACCGCGGCTGATATTGATGCAGTAATTGTGGCTTGCTCTAATATGCAGCGTCCTTACCCGGCAATTGCCATTGAAGTGCAAACCGCATTGGGTATTAATGGTTTTGCCTATGATATGAACGTAGCTTGTTCTTCGGCAACCTTCGGAATTCAGGCCGCAGTCAATGCTATTCAAACTGGGCAAGCCCGTGCCGTATTAATGGTAAACCCAGAAATCTGTACTGGGCACTTAAATTTCCGTGACCGTGATAGCCACTTTATTTTTGGTGATGCTTGCACCGCTGTCGTGTTAGAAGCAGCAGATACAGCCACTGCTGAGCATCAGTGGCAAGTGCTTTCAACTAAGCTGGTCACTCAGTTTTCAAATAATATTCGCAACAATGCAGGCTATTTAAATCGCTGCGATGAGTCAGGTATTGGCGCTGCTGATAAGTTGTTTGTGCAAGAGGGGCGTAAGGTGTTCCGTGAGGTTTGCCCAATGGTGGCGCAAATTATTGGCGAGCACTTAGCGGACAATCAGCTTGATGCACAGCAAGTCCAGCGTTTTTGGTTACACCAAGCTAATTTGAATATGAATCATCTAATTATTCGTCGCTTATTGGGACGTGATGCCAGCGAATCTGAAGCACCGGTGATTTTAGATACTTATGCCAACACCAGTTCAGCAGGTTCAATCATTGCATTCCATAAATACCAAGCGGATCTGCCAAGTAACAGCCTAGGTGTAGTGAGTTCCTTTGGTGCTGGTTATTCTGTGGGTAGTGTAATTTTGCAGAAAGTTTAAGTACGTTTTAAGCGCGTTGCAGATAGATAAAAAATGGGACTTTAAGTCCCATTTTTTATGGTTGTTTGACTAGTTTGCCCACTAGTTTTTGAATTCGTGGTGCACCGATGATCACTAATACAAAAGCAATTGGCCAAGCAATCAGGGCAGCATTTAACCAGCGCTCAGCGAAGCCGGCAGACAGGCCGGTATTAGCCCAAGTCACCACAAAGGTCATTCCAGTGACCATATACAAGGACATCAGCAAGGCAAAGAGTAAACGGGCAAAACGAGCAGGTATCATAGAGTCTCCACAACAGTCGCATTAAACGCTCGTTAGTATACCCGATGGAGTATTTGTATGTATCAGTTATGTGTTTATGTACCTGAGTCGCACTTAGCAGCCGTTAAACAGGCGCTCTTTGCAGCAGGGGCGGGTACCTTAGGTGAGTACAGTCAGTGCTGCTGGCAAACCTTAGGTACTGGGCAGTTTCAGCCATCAAGTGCGAGCCAACCCTTTATTGGCGAGCCCCAGCAATTAACGCAAGTGGCAGAGTGGAAACTTGAGCTAGTCGTGGAGCGGGCTTTGATTAAGCCTGTGCTCGAAGCCTTAGTGGCCGCTCATCCTTATGAGGAGCCGGCTTATCATGTGTTGCCGATCTTAACCTTGGCTGACTTTTAAGCCGGTCAAAGGATAAATGTCATGTAACTGTCATGGATTAGCCGCTAATTCGTCATATTAGCCGCGCAAGATACTCCCCAGCAGCCGAACTTAAGAGGCTGATTTATTTGCCAAGCCTTAGGGGAGTTACTCCATGTATAGCAAGCCACGTCTTGTTGCTTTAAGTAGTTTTTCAGCCAGTTTATTATCACTGTTTGTTGCCGCCCAAGCGGTAGCCGGTACGGTAACCACCGATGGCCCAGATATCACCATTAAAACCAAAGGTGGGTTTGAGGCAGCGACCAGTGATAAGGCTTTTTCTTTTAAGTTGGGCGGCCGTTTACAAGCCGACTATGACCACTTTGATGGTATTTATACTAAAAATGGTAAAACCGCCAACGAAGCTTATTTTCGCCGGGCAATTTTAGAGTTATCAGGTACGGTCTACCAGGATTGGAAATACGTGATGAACATCGACTTTAATGAGTCGGGTTCTAGTAAGTGGGACGAAGCCTCGATTGCCTATACCGGCTTTAAGCCAGTAAATATCAAGGTGGGTCGTTTTGACCCAGACTTTGGTTTAGAAAAAGCCACCAGCTCCAAATGGATTAGTACCATTGAGCGCTCCATGCTGTACGACGTAGCTGACTGGGTCAATGATAAGCGCGATGGTATGGGGATTCAGGTAAGTGGCACCCATGATATGTTCTACGGTTCGGCCGGAATTAATCGCCCCGATGGTGAGGAAGATAAAAACGGCAAAAACAAAAACACCTATAACCTGCGTGCAGTAGTAGCACCGATGGCCGAAGCAGGCAACGTACTGCACTTTGGGGTGAACTACGCTAAGCGTAATGTGGATGAGTTTGATGGTCGTATTCGCTCACGAATGGGTGTTCGTGGTACCACTGAAGACAGTAAGAATGGCCATCGTCCAACCTTCTCTAGCGCTCAAGATGGCCAGTTTGATGGTGATTCTGCCTGGGGCTTAGAAGCGGCTTATGCGGTGGGCCCATTCTCGGTGCAGGGTGAGTACTTACGTCGTGCGATTGATGCGAAAAGCGGCTCGGCCTATAAAGACCGTAAAGTGGACGCCTATAACGTGCAGCTTGCCTATACCTTAACTGGCGAACCCCGTGGCTATAAGTTAGATGGTGGTAAGTTCGATAGCATTAAGCCCAATGACAAAGACTTAGGTGCGTGGGAGTTAGTCTATCGCTATGATCACGCTAAGGTGACTGACGCTGATATGGATCAGTCTGGCAGCTTCTACGATACCAAAGGTAAGGTGCACACCTTAGGCGTGAACTGGTATGCCAACGAGTCGATTAAAGTGTCAGCTAACTACTTGAAAGCGAAAACCACGAAAGTAACTAACGGTAATGACGATACTAAAGGTGATGGTGTGAGCCTGCGCGTACAGTACGCGTTTTAATTAAGCACACTGGCTTCAGCTTCTACTGGTTTGCCCCGCTTGATGCGGGGCTTTTTTTATCTTGAGGATAAATTTTTGCCCTCTTCGCAGATACCGTACAATAGGGCAAAACCAGTGATTGAGTTAAAGAGGTTGTTATGCAGCATCCTGCTGAGTTATCGCCGTTAGGCAAGCACAGTGCTTATGTGAGTCATTATGATGCAAGTTTACTGTATCCTATTGCTCGTGAAATTAAATGGGCGGCAATGGGGTTGGAGGCCGAGCAGTTGCCCTATGTGGGCGAAGATATTTGGAACTGCTATGAATTGTCTTGGTTAATGCCAACTGGTAAACCCTGTGTGGCGATGATGAGTGTACGGGTGCCGGCTAACTCACCCAATATTATTGAGTCTAAGTCATTTAAGCTGTATTTAAATTCATTCAATCAAAGCGTATTTTCCAGTACTGAACAGTTGCAGCAAGTGCTTGAGCAAGATTTATCTGCTACTGTAGGTGCTCCGGTTCAGGTTACGATCAGCTCATTAAGTGAAGCGGCAGCAGCCGGTCTGCAACAATTGGCGGGAGAATGCATTGATCGGTTAGATATCACCGTAGCTGACTATCATGCGCCAGCCCCTGAATTACTACGTTGCCAGTCAGAGGCACAGGTTGAGGCGGCTTTGCATAGCCACTTACTCAAATCCAATTGTCCTGTAACCGGTCAGCCGGATTGGGGCAGTGTAGAGGTAGTGTATCGTGGCAAAGAGTTAGATCAGGCCAGTTTTTTGGCGTATTTGGTCAGTTATCGCCAGTGTCAGGACTTTCATGAACAGTGCGCTGAGCGAATTTTTATTGATTTGTACCGATTATTACAGCCGGAGTATCTACGGGTAACCGCGCGTTATTTACGTCGTGGGGGGATTGATATTAATCCGGTGCGCTGTACCCATGCCGAAGCCTTTGCTAATCCACGCTTGGTGAGGCAGTAAGTTATGCGTCAACGCCCAGTACAATTAGAAGACAGCTGGAAGGCAGTGCTTGAGGGTGAGTTTACGCAGCCCTATATGGTGCAGATTTCGCAGTTTTTGCGCGATGAAATAGCTCAGGGTAAGCAAATTTATCCACCAGGGCCTTTAATGTTTAATGCCTTTACTTTAACGCCCTTGCCGCAAGTGAAGGTGGTTATTCTTGGGCAGGATCCTTATCACGGCGAAGGCCAAGCCCATGGTTTAAGCTTTTCGGTGCCTGAAGGCATCGCTATTCCGCCATCGTTATTGAATATCTATAAAGAGTTGCAGCGTGATTTAGGCTTGGCGATTCCGAATCATGGAGACCTCACCGCTTGGGCTCAACAGGGCGTATTGTTGCTTAATACCAGCTTGAGTGTTGAGCGGGCGAATGCTGGGTCCCACGCAAAGTTGGGTTGGCAGCAGTTTACCGATAAGGTAATTGCTGCAGTCAGTGCCCAGCAACAGCACGTGGTCTTTATGCTGTGGGGGGCTCATGCTAAAAGTAAGATCGGCTTAATTGATCGCACTAAGCATCTGGTGCTGACCTCAGTCCATCCTTCACCGCTATCGGCTTACCGTGGCTTTATCGGTTGTGGGCATTTTAGCCGCTGTAATCAATTTCTCCAGCAGTCAGGTTTAACACCAATCGATTGGCAGTTAAGTTAACTCAGCCTATGAGTATCGCATTCGCCGCTGGGTATGCAGCGGCGAATGGGCGTCTGTATTACTTGAAGCGATCAAGTAATTTGCTGGCAGCCGAAGTGGCCGCTTCAGCTGGGTTTTCACGCAGATAAGCTTCTTTATCACCCAATACCTTAAATAAGCCATCTAGGGCTTGATCGGTAATGTAGCCCTCTAGCGAGGTATCTTGTTGTTTAACCAGGCCTAAGCTTGAAGCTTGTGCTGCTAAGGCATTGTATTGCTGTAGCGCGCCGGTTTGATTGGTGGCTTGCTGAATTTTTGGCAATAGCTGTTGCTTAAGCTGGCTGCGGCTGGTTTTTTCTAAATACAAAGTGGCCGAGTTATTGGCGCCACTTAAGATTTGCTTAGAATCCGCTATAGTTAACTGATTAATGGACTGCATCAATAATTGTTTGACGGCTGGAATAGAGGCTTCGGCGGCTTGGTTAATTCCTTGTTCTAGGGTATTAATTTGCTTGCCTAAGCCCATGTTTTTTAAGGTTTTTGCCGCTTTTCCTATGTTGCCCGGAATTTCAATGCGAACCTCGGGGTTATTGTTATAGCCGCCGGGTTGGCTTAGCTGTTTAATGGCCATGTCGGCACCTTGTTCTAGTACGGCATTAATTCCAGCTCCGGCGGTATTTTGGGTGAGGTCGCCTAAGGTCAGGGCATGGGCTTGCCAGCTAAACAGTAAACTGGCGCTTAAAAGCAGAGCTTTCTTCATCATATAGATTTCCTTGAGTTAAATTGCGGCAATGGCTTACTGGCGTTGCAGTCCAGGATAAGCACAGCCTTGCAGTTGTTGAGCCTGAGCAAATTGCACCTTGGCTTGCCAAGCACTGGTAGTGCCAGACATGGAGTCAATACATTGCGTAGGGGTAAGGAGTAATTGAAAATTAATTTGTGGGTCACTGCTGCTAATACTGATAGCGCCGCTGGGCAGGGTGGTTTCGATAAAAGGAATGGCTTCTGCCGGCTGATTAAACTGCTCAAACAGTAAGCCATTTTTTTCTAGGGTAATCATCCAGCCTGGCTCATTGCCGTAAGCGCGGAAAAATAGCTGTTTAAACTTAGGGTCAGTACAGTCATGACCTTCGGCTTGTAGGCGGTGCAAGGTGCTAGGAATGAATTGCTGTTGTTCGATGCGGCCGCTGCTGTCGAAAAAGCTGCCTGAGCGAATAATTTCCTCAGGTGCACCTTGGCTGATAGCTTGTAAATCAGCATTACTGAGCGTTAGGGGTGGCTGATCCCAACACGAGTTGAGTTGCCAGCTACCATCACTTTTTTGCTCTAGCATGCCCTGTACCCGTGATTGATGATCAGTTGCTGGGCGAGAGGAGGGTGTTAATAAATTACAACCGCTTAATAGGGTAATGGATAACCAAGTAATGAGAGAGAGCTTAACAGGCTTCATGAATGACCCAATAAATATAGGAAAGAGAAGAGTATAACCCTGATCTAGACCAGTACTGCTGTAGATAGTTTAAGTTGGAATTATCTACTGTGGTTAACACAGCTGCTGTAGATCATGCAGAAACTGAAACGATATTTTTAATCAGGCATAAAAAAAGCCCTTAAGATATTTAATCTTAAGGGCTTTTGTTTGGAGGCCGAGGTCGGAATCGAACCGGCGTTGACGGATTTGCAATCCGCTGCATCACCACTCTGCCA
The sequence above is a segment of the Thiopseudomonas alkaliphila genome. Coding sequences within it:
- a CDS encoding OprO/OprP family phosphate-selective porin: MYSKPRLVALSSFSASLLSLFVAAQAVAGTVTTDGPDITIKTKGGFEAATSDKAFSFKLGGRLQADYDHFDGIYTKNGKTANEAYFRRAILELSGTVYQDWKYVMNIDFNESGSSKWDEASIAYTGFKPVNIKVGRFDPDFGLEKATSSKWISTIERSMLYDVADWVNDKRDGMGIQVSGTHDMFYGSAGINRPDGEEDKNGKNKNTYNLRAVVAPMAEAGNVLHFGVNYAKRNVDEFDGRIRSRMGVRGTTEDSKNGHRPTFSSAQDGQFDGDSAWGLEAAYAVGPFSVQGEYLRRAIDAKSGSAYKDRKVDAYNVQLAYTLTGEPRGYKLDGGKFDSIKPNDKDLGAWELVYRYDHAKVTDADMDQSGSFYDTKGKVHTLGVNWYANESIKVSANYLKAKTTKVTNGNDDTKGDGVSLRVQYAF
- a CDS encoding DUF2798 domain-containing protein, whose protein sequence is MIPARFARLLFALLMSLYMVTGMTFVVTWANTGLSAGFAERWLNAALIAWPIAFVLVIIGAPRIQKLVGKLVKQP
- the queF gene encoding NADPH-dependent 7-cyano-7-deazaguanine reductase QueF (Catalyzes the NADPH-dependent reduction of 7-cyano-7-deazaguanine (preQ0) to 7-aminomethyl-7-deazaguanine (preQ1) in queuosine biosynthesis); translated protein: MQHPAELSPLGKHSAYVSHYDASLLYPIAREIKWAAMGLEAEQLPYVGEDIWNCYELSWLMPTGKPCVAMMSVRVPANSPNIIESKSFKLYLNSFNQSVFSSTEQLQQVLEQDLSATVGAPVQVTISSLSEAAAAGLQQLAGECIDRLDITVADYHAPAPELLRCQSEAQVEAALHSHLLKSNCPVTGQPDWGSVEVVYRGKELDQASFLAYLVSYRQCQDFHEQCAERIFIDLYRLLQPEYLRVTARYLRRGGIDINPVRCTHAEAFANPRLVRQ
- a CDS encoding beta-ketoacyl-ACP synthase III translates to MKKVVISGTGLYTPEQSISNDELVAAFNQWVNLYNQEHAEAIEKGELESARESSSEFIEKASGIKSRFVIDKKGILDPQRMKPYIPERSNDQPSIMCEMAVKAAQEALAAAGKTAADIDAVIVACSNMQRPYPAIAIEVQTALGINGFAYDMNVACSSATFGIQAAVNAIQTGQARAVLMVNPEICTGHLNFRDRDSHFIFGDACTAVVLEAADTATAEHQWQVLSTKLVTQFSNNIRNNAGYLNRCDESGIGAADKLFVQEGRKVFREVCPMVAQIIGEHLADNQLDAQQVQRFWLHQANLNMNHLIIRRLLGRDASESEAPVILDTYANTSSAGSIIAFHKYQADLPSNSLGVVSSFGAGYSVGSVILQKV
- a CDS encoding NGG1p interacting factor NIF3, with amino-acid sequence MYQLCVYVPESHLAAVKQALFAAGAGTLGEYSQCCWQTLGTGQFQPSSASQPFIGEPQQLTQVAEWKLELVVERALIKPVLEALVAAHPYEEPAYHVLPILTLADF
- a CDS encoding DUF4197 domain-containing protein, with the protein product MMKKALLLSASLLFSWQAHALTLGDLTQNTAGAGINAVLEQGADMAIKQLSQPGGYNNNPEVRIEIPGNIGKAAKTLKNMGLGKQINTLEQGINQAAEASIPAVKQLLMQSINQLTIADSKQILSGANNSATLYLEKTSRSQLKQQLLPKIQQATNQTGALQQYNALAAQASSLGLVKQQDTSLEGYITDQALDGLFKVLGDKEAYLRENPAEAATSAASKLLDRFK
- the lspA gene encoding signal peptidase II; amino-acid sequence: MSRLGQLGWLWLTILVIALDQVSKHWFVANLSLYQQIPVIDDLFSWTLAYNRGAAFSFLAAESGWQRWLFALIAVVVSGVLLVWLKRLKSNERWTAIALALVLGGALGNLYDRVFLGHVVDFILVHWKNQWYFPAFNVADSAITVGALMLIVDIFKKPQPANELEQP
- the ung gene encoding uracil-DNA glycosylase, translating into MRQRPVQLEDSWKAVLEGEFTQPYMVQISQFLRDEIAQGKQIYPPGPLMFNAFTLTPLPQVKVVILGQDPYHGEGQAHGLSFSVPEGIAIPPSLLNIYKELQRDLGLAIPNHGDLTAWAQQGVLLLNTSLSVERANAGSHAKLGWQQFTDKVIAAVSAQQQHVVFMLWGAHAKSKIGLIDRTKHLVLTSVHPSPLSAYRGFIGCGHFSRCNQFLQQSGLTPIDWQLS
- the fkpB gene encoding FKBP-type peptidyl-prolyl cis-trans isomerase, producing MSEQRIGHDSQVTLHFALKIDEGNVVDSTFDKDPATFNVGDGSLLPGFEQVLFGLKAGDKRSFTILPEQGFGQPNPQNVQVMPRSQFTDMELDYGVLVIFQDAAQGELPGVIKAFDEQQVTVDFNHPLAGKDITFDVEIIHVGSKTA
- the ispH gene encoding 4-hydroxy-3-methylbut-2-enyl diphosphate reductase, whose amino-acid sequence is MQIKLANPRGFCAGVDRAIEIVNRALEVFEPPIYVRHEVVHNKFVVEDLRERGAVFVDELDQVPDDQIVIFSAHGVSKAVQDEAIRRGLKVFDATCPLVTKVHLEVVRYSRDGRECVLIGHEGHPEVEGTMGQYDASNGGRIYLVEDEADVAKLEVENPESLCFVTQTTLSMDDASRVINALREKFPSITGPRKDDICYATQNRQDAVKQLAAECDVVLVVGSPNSSNSNRLRELAERMGTPAYLVDGAEDLAQDWFADKQSVGVTAGASAPEVLVQGVIQQLQAWGANMAQELEGRPENVTFSMPKGLRIVAVD
- a CDS encoding COG3650 family protein produces the protein MKPVKLSLITWLSITLLSGCNLLTPSSRPATDHQSRVQGMLEQKSDGSWQLNSCWDQPPLTLSNADLQAISQGAPEEIIRSGSFFDSSGRIEQQQFIPSTLHRLQAEGHDCTDPKFKQLFFRAYGNEPGWMITLEKNGLLFEQFNQPAEAIPFIETTLPSGAISISSSDPQINFQLLLTPTQCIDSMSGTTSAWQAKVQFAQAQQLQGCAYPGLQRQ